DNA sequence from the Geobacter sp. AOG2 genome:
TCTGCAACCGACTTAGGAACCGGTTCGTAATGATCAAATGTCATGGTGTAGGTAGCACGGCCCTGAGTGGCGGAACGAAGGTCCGTGGAGTAGCCAAACATGGATGCCAGCGGCACCATGGCGGTCACCACCTGGGCGCCGGCACGTGAATCCATCCCCATGATGCGTCCGCGCTTCGAGTTCAGGTCGCCGATGACATCGCCCATGTACTCTTCGGGAACAACCACTTCGACCGACATGATCGGTTCGAGAATAATGGGGCCGGCTTTTGCACAGCCTTCCTTGAAGCCCATGGAACCGGCGATCTTAAAGGCCATTTCGGAAGAGTCAACCTCGTGGTAAGAACCGTCGATCAGGGTGATCTTCACATCCACAACCGGGAAGCCGGCCAGAACGCCGTTATCGGTGGCCTCCAGAACGCCCTTGCCGACAGCGGGAATGTATTCGCGGGGCACGACGCCGCCCTTGATGGCATCGACAAACTCAAAGCCTTTGCCTGCTTCCTGCGGTTCGATCTCAAGCCAGACATGACCGTACTGTCCGCGACCACCGGACTGGCGGACGAATTTGCCTTCCACCTTGACCTTCTTGGTGATGGTTTCGCGGTAGGCAACCTGAGGCTTACCAACGTTGGCCTCGACCTTGAATTCACGCATCAGGCGGTCAACGATGATCTCCAGATGCAACTCACCCATACCGGAGATGATGGTCTGACCGGTTTCCTCGTCGGTCTTGACACGGAAAGAAGGATCTTCGCTGGCCAGCTTGGCAAGGCTGATGCCCAGTTTTTCCTGGTCGGCCTTGGTCTTGGGCTCAATGGCGATAGAGATAACCGGTTCAGGAAATTCGATAGACTCAAGAATAACCTGTTTATCCTCATTACAGAGGGTGTCGCCGGTGGTCGTATATTTCAGGCCTACAGCGGCGGCGATATCGCCGGCATAGACTTCCTTGATCTCTTCGCGTTTGTTGGCATGCATTTTCAGGATGCGGCCGATACGCTCTTTCTTACCCTTAGTCGAATTATAGATGTAGGACCCGGCAGTAACCACACCGGAGTAGACGCGGAAGAAGGTCAACTGGCCAACAAACGGGTCGGTCATGATTTTGAAACCGAGAGCTGAGAACGGCTCGGAGTCCGATGCCTTGCGCTCAATCTCTTCACCGTTGTCCACATCGATACCCTTGATAGCAGGGATATCCAGAGGAGAAGGCATATAGTCTACAACGGCGTCGAGCAAATTCTGCACACCCTTGTTTTTGAAAGAAGACCCACAAATGACCGGGCAAATTTGGATGTTGATGGTGCAGGAACGAATAGCGGCCTTGATCTCCGCCTCAGTCAGCTCCTCGCCGCCAAGGTATTTCTCCATGAGAGCGTCGTCATGACTGGAAATCTCCTCAATCATCTTCTCACGGTATTCCTTAGCTTCTTCGAGCAGGTCGGACGGGATTTCTTCCTCATGAAACTTGGCACCGAGGGCTTCTTCTTCCCAAATGATGGCCTTCATGGTGACCAGATCGATGACGCCCTTAAAATTTTCTTCCTTACCGATAGGAAGCTGAATCGGGAGAGGGTTGGCCTTAAGCCTGTCTTTAATCATCTGCACACCGCGGAAAAAGTCCGCGCCGATACGGTCCATCTTATTAATGAAAGCAATACGGGGTACGTGATACTTGTCAGCCTGACGCCAGACTGTTTCGGACTGGGGCTCAACGCCACCTACCGAGCAAAATACCGCTACAGCACCATCCAAAACACGCAGAGAACGCTCAACCTCAATAGTGAAGTCCACGTGACCAGGCGTGTCGATAATGTTTATGCGACAGTCTTTCCAGTTACAAGTGGTTGCAGCAGAGGTGATCGTGATACCACGCTCCTGCTCCTGCTCCATCCAGTCCATGGTGGCAGTACCTTCGTGCACTTCGCCAATCTTGTGAGAAACACCGGTATAGTAAAGGATGCGCTCGGTCGTCGTCGTCTTGCCGGCGTCGATATGAGCCATAATCCCAATATTTCTGTATTGTTCAAGCGGTGATAAGCGGGGCACAAAATCCTCCAGAAAAGTAATACTGTCCGTTAGTTACCAGCGATAATGAGCGAAAGCACGATTGGCCTCGGCCATCTTGTGAACATCTTCACGCTTCTTGACGGCGGCGCCCCTATTATTGTAGGCGTCCATAATCTCGCCAGCCAACTTATCTTTCATGGTCTTCTCACTGCGAGCGGTCGAGTACTTGATCAACCAACGCATAGCCAGAGACATACGGCGATCGGGACGAACCTCGATTGGCACCTGATAGGTGGAGCCGCCAACACGGCGTGACTTGACTTCCAGCATCGGCTTAATGTTATCAAGGCTCTTTTTGAGCACCTTGATGGCCTCCTCATTGCTGCGCTGAGCAACCAAATCAAGCGCACCATACAGAATCGACTCGGCAACACTCTTCTTGCCAGCCAGCATCAACGTATTGATAAGCTTGGCAACAACCTTGTCGCTGTATTTTGGGTCCGGCAGAATGATTCTTTTGGGCACTTCTCTTCTTCTTGGCATATCTATCCCCTCAACAAATCAGGTCAAATATTTATTTCGGACGCTTGGCCCCATACTTGGAGCGACTCTTCTTGCGATCCTTTACGCCGACCGAGTCAAGCGTGCCACGGACGATGTGATAACGAACACCAGGAAGGTCCTTGACCCTGCCGCCACGAATCAGGACAACCGAGTGTTCCTGAAGATTGTGGCCAACACCCGGAATATAAGAGGTCACCTCAATTCCGTTAGTCAGGCGCACCCTGGCGACCTTGCGAAGAGCCGAGTTCGGCTTTTTCGGGGTAGTCGTATAAACCCTTGTGCAAACACCGCGTTTCTGAGGACAACACTTCAGCGCAGGCGCCGTCGATTTGTCCTTCTTCTTTTCCCTGCCCTCACGAATCAACTGATTAATCGTTGGCATAGTCGCATTATTCTCCCAGCACAAAATTATCCAAAACTCTTTCGCCTCCCAAGAGAAGCGAATTGCGAAATTAACAAATTTCAAAAGAGGCTGTCAAGCCTTTTCTGCCTGCTTTTTCCGAAAACAGGATTTATAAACATAACTACACAAGCTCGACAGAGTCGACAAACAAAAACATTTGGCGTGGTTTCGAGTCGCCGATCCAGCGCGCGTGACAATAAGCGAAAGGGAATGGAATAGGTGTAGGGTCGGAATAATACCGACAGCTCCATTCATGGC
Encoded proteins:
- the fusA gene encoding elongation factor G, which gives rise to MPRLSPLEQYRNIGIMAHIDAGKTTTTERILYYTGVSHKIGEVHEGTATMDWMEQEQERGITITSAATTCNWKDCRINIIDTPGHVDFTIEVERSLRVLDGAVAVFCSVGGVEPQSETVWRQADKYHVPRIAFINKMDRIGADFFRGVQMIKDRLKANPLPIQLPIGKEENFKGVIDLVTMKAIIWEEEALGAKFHEEEIPSDLLEEAKEYREKMIEEISSHDDALMEKYLGGEELTEAEIKAAIRSCTINIQICPVICGSSFKNKGVQNLLDAVVDYMPSPLDIPAIKGIDVDNGEEIERKASDSEPFSALGFKIMTDPFVGQLTFFRVYSGVVTAGSYIYNSTKGKKERIGRILKMHANKREEIKEVYAGDIAAAVGLKYTTTGDTLCNEDKQVILESIEFPEPVISIAIEPKTKADQEKLGISLAKLASEDPSFRVKTDEETGQTIISGMGELHLEIIVDRLMREFKVEANVGKPQVAYRETITKKVKVEGKFVRQSGGRGQYGHVWLEIEPQEAGKGFEFVDAIKGGVVPREYIPAVGKGVLEATDNGVLAGFPVVDVKITLIDGSYHEVDSSEMAFKIAGSMGFKEGCAKAGPIILEPIMSVEVVVPEEYMGDVIGDLNSKRGRIMGMDSRAGAQVVTAMVPLASMFGYSTDLRSATQGRATYTMTFDHYEPVPKSVADDIVAKVKG
- the rpsG gene encoding 30S ribosomal protein S7 codes for the protein MPRRREVPKRIILPDPKYSDKVVAKLINTLMLAGKKSVAESILYGALDLVAQRSNEEAIKVLKKSLDNIKPMLEVKSRRVGGSTYQVPIEVRPDRRMSLAMRWLIKYSTARSEKTMKDKLAGEIMDAYNNRGAAVKKREDVHKMAEANRAFAHYRW
- the rpsL gene encoding 30S ribosomal protein S12, whose translation is MPTINQLIREGREKKKDKSTAPALKCCPQKRGVCTRVYTTTPKKPNSALRKVARVRLTNGIEVTSYIPGVGHNLQEHSVVLIRGGRVKDLPGVRYHIVRGTLDSVGVKDRKKSRSKYGAKRPK